A single uncultured Acetobacterium sp. DNA region contains:
- a CDS encoding glycerol-3-phosphate dehydrogenase has translation MSIITFVGAGQMASALSFPATENGHEVRLVGTHLDRDIIDSAELTGFHPTLKRQLPKEGIKYYQIEDVELALDGTNAVLCGVSSFGVDWFCEKILPLIPDSVPVLSVTKGMIDLKDGSMITYPDYFISKLPDGKKLSINAIGGPCTSYELADKDHSAVAFCGTDMEILRRFKKLFSTDYYHISLSTDVVGVECAVALKNAYALGVSLAVGLAIGADGTGKEHYNSQAALFGQSVKEMKQLLAIVNGGEENIIYGAGDLYVTIFGGRTRKIGTLLGRGFSFDQAMAELEGVTLESIVIATRTARCVRRLAERGVVKLKDFPLLMHVDDIINNGATVDIPWAAFETEKY, from the coding sequence ATGAGTATTATTACCTTTGTGGGGGCCGGACAAATGGCTTCCGCCCTGTCCTTTCCGGCCACAGAAAACGGCCACGAAGTACGTCTGGTGGGAACCCACCTGGATCGTGACATAATCGACTCAGCTGAATTAACCGGATTTCACCCCACCCTGAAGCGTCAGCTGCCCAAAGAAGGGATTAAATACTATCAGATCGAAGACGTCGAACTCGCGCTGGATGGCACCAATGCGGTTCTTTGCGGGGTCAGCAGCTTTGGTGTCGACTGGTTCTGTGAGAAGATTCTGCCCCTGATCCCCGATTCGGTTCCGGTTCTTTCGGTCACCAAAGGGATGATCGATCTTAAGGACGGTTCGATGATTACCTACCCGGATTACTTTATCAGTAAACTGCCGGATGGGAAAAAACTCTCGATTAACGCCATCGGCGGTCCCTGCACCAGCTATGAACTGGCCGATAAGGATCACTCCGCCGTGGCTTTTTGTGGTACCGACATGGAAATTTTGCGCCGCTTTAAAAAACTGTTTTCCACCGACTATTATCACATCAGCCTATCCACCGATGTGGTCGGGGTTGAATGTGCAGTGGCTCTGAAAAATGCATATGCTCTGGGGGTTTCCCTAGCTGTCGGTCTCGCCATTGGCGCCGATGGCACCGGCAAGGAGCATTATAACTCCCAGGCAGCGCTCTTTGGACAAAGCGTTAAAGAAATGAAACAGCTGTTGGCAATCGTCAATGGTGGCGAAGAGAATATTATCTATGGCGCCGGCGACTTATACGTCACTATTTTTGGCGGCCGTACCCGAAAAATCGGCACTCTGCTGGGTCGGGGTTTCTCTTTTGACCAGGCCATGGCCGAACTGGAAGGGGTCACCCTGGAATCCATCGTCATCGCGACCCGTACTGCCCGCTGTGTCCGACGACTGGCCGAAAGAGGTGTAGTTAAACTCAAAGATTTCCCGCTACTGATGCATGTCGATGACATCATCAACAATGGCGCCACTGTCGACATTCCCTGGGCGGCTTTTGAGACTGAAAAATACTAA
- a CDS encoding VTT domain-containing protein translates to MEIFATLDTLKSFLLQFGAWTPLVFFLLQLLQIIIAPIPGGTVGLVGGALFGTIGGFLISATGTLAGSIIVFALSKRFGRPFVMKFVSSELIEKYDHIKESRLNTVLFLIFLFPLFPDDMLCFIAGLSTMPLRTFIIIVLLARTPSVFINTMIGAGIMDDNPTQFIIAVSIYAVLIAVLYFNRKRLDAFIHHSKIKTDELPPPKENDKEL, encoded by the coding sequence ATGGAAATTTTCGCAACACTGGACACCTTGAAGAGCTTTCTTTTACAATTTGGCGCATGGACCCCACTGGTTTTTTTTCTATTGCAGCTGCTCCAGATTATTATTGCCCCCATTCCCGGCGGAACTGTTGGTTTGGTTGGCGGCGCCCTTTTTGGCACCATCGGTGGTTTTTTAATCAGTGCCACTGGTACATTAGCGGGCTCCATCATTGTGTTTGCACTGTCTAAACGATTTGGGCGACCTTTCGTGATGAAATTTGTGAGTTCGGAACTCATTGAAAAATACGATCATATTAAAGAATCACGGCTGAATACGGTTCTTTTTCTGATTTTTCTCTTTCCACTTTTTCCCGATGATATGCTTTGTTTTATTGCCGGCCTTTCCACCATGCCGTTAAGAACCTTTATCATCATTGTGTTACTGGCTCGAACCCCCAGCGTTTTTATCAACACCATGATCGGAGCAGGTATTATGGACGATAACCCCACCCAATTTATTATTGCGGTGTCCATTTATGCGGTTCTAATTGCCGTTCTTTACTTTAACCGAAAACGTTTGGATGCTTTTATCCATCACAGTAAAATAAAAACGGATGAACTGCCACCGCCAAAAGAAAATGACAAGGAGCTTTAA
- a CDS encoding PH domain-containing protein codes for MNYSISILNWINPLFFPILLVVGILLAKAVYTYKTYEDLRRKAIKEMFYGGLVLILVLGLFIVAPLIAGISVKDTELSLRLPTGFTFETYAKSDILSAEIINLDQSEYAIQTKVVGTKIRNYREGLFQLANGTEAAVFLNGNTALLVHTNRRTLLLGPDYFDDFVKNFGDKLIPVQPNPNV; via the coding sequence ATGAATTATTCAATCTCTATTTTAAATTGGATCAATCCACTTTTTTTCCCGATTTTACTTGTCGTCGGGATTCTTCTGGCGAAAGCTGTTTATACCTACAAAACTTATGAAGATCTTAGAAGAAAAGCGATTAAAGAAATGTTTTATGGAGGACTTGTGCTTATTCTCGTCCTGGGACTTTTTATCGTTGCCCCTTTGATTGCCGGCATATCAGTCAAAGATACTGAACTTTCACTGCGTCTGCCCACCGGATTTACCTTTGAAACCTACGCCAAATCGGATATTCTCTCGGCGGAGATCATCAATCTTGATCAGTCCGAGTATGCGATTCAGACCAAAGTCGTTGGGACAAAAATCCGTAACTATCGGGAGGGCCTCTTTCAATTGGCTAATGGCACCGAAGCCGCCGTTTTTCTTAATGGCAATACTGCTTTATTGGTCCACACCAATCGTCGTACCCTACTTTTGGGACCCGATTATTTCGACGATTTTGTGAAAAACTTTGGTGATAAATTGATTCCGGTTCAGCCCAACCCTAACGTTTAA
- a CDS encoding YwbE family protein, producing the protein MNGQKRSDVKVGALVDVVLKADQRSGKLTQGRVAKLLTKSPNHPHGIKVMLADGQVGRVAKIYEEK; encoded by the coding sequence ATGAACGGACAGAAACGAAGCGACGTCAAGGTTGGCGCTTTAGTCGATGTTGTCCTGAAAGCCGATCAGCGGTCTGGCAAGCTGACCCAGGGACGGGTGGCTAAATTACTCACAAAAAGTCCGAACCACCCCCACGGGATTAAAGTCATGTTGGCTGATGGCCAGGTGGGACGGGTTGCAAAAATATACGAAGAAAAATAA
- a CDS encoding TIGR03905 family TSCPD domain-containing protein, whose protein sequence is MTVNYKPQGVCIRNIQFDLTDNVVSNLVFEGGCDGNLKALVKLLDGKSADEIIAMFKGQTCGKKPTSCMDQLAIALEQALKEKE, encoded by the coding sequence ATGACAGTAAATTATAAGCCCCAGGGAGTTTGTATTCGCAATATACAATTCGATCTAACGGATAATGTGGTCAGTAATCTGGTTTTTGAAGGCGGTTGTGACGGGAACTTAAAAGCATTGGTTAAGCTGCTTGATGGAAAATCGGCAGATGAAATCATCGCGATGTTCAAAGGCCAGACCTGCGGAAAAAAGCCCACATCTTGCATGGATCAGCTGGCCATTGCACTGGAACAAGCTCTAAAGGAAAAAGAATGA
- a CDS encoding methylglyoxal synthase — translation METEYIDVTIEKTKKIALIAHDGKKAELLDWAFRNKEILQSHFLCGTGTTGSLIQERTGLPVQIFKSGPLGGDQQIGARIVDGKIDMLIFIWDPLEAQPHDPDIKALLRIATVYDIPIANNLATADFIIHSRFMDEEYVHPIEDYAKQMKNRLEKILK, via the coding sequence ATGGAGACTGAATATATTGATGTTACAATTGAGAAAACCAAGAAGATTGCATTAATTGCTCATGACGGAAAAAAAGCGGAGCTATTAGATTGGGCCTTTCGGAATAAGGAAATTCTGCAAAGTCATTTTTTGTGTGGCACCGGAACAACCGGAAGTCTGATTCAAGAGCGGACCGGATTGCCGGTACAGATATTTAAAAGCGGTCCATTAGGTGGTGATCAGCAGATCGGTGCCAGGATTGTGGATGGAAAAATTGACATGCTGATCTTTATCTGGGATCCCCTGGAAGCCCAACCGCATGATCCGGATATTAAGGCTTTGCTGAGGATTGCCACGGTTTATGATATTCCGATAGCAAATAACCTGGCAACGGCAGATTTCATCATTCATTCCCGTTTTATGGATGAAGAATATGTCCATCCTATTGAGGATTATGCCAAACAAATGAAAAACAGATTAGAAAAGATATTAAAATAG